CGCCCATGACGATGGCGCGGCCCGGGCACCGCAGGAAAAACGACAGGAAAACGGGGTGAGCGCGGGCCGGATGGCTTTCGCTCTTTGACAAAGGCGCGGTGAGACCGCATGAAGAAAGTGGAGCAGAGAAAGATGGAGTGGGCAACAGGCACGCGTTTGCGTGCGATCGCAGCCGCGGCGAGCGTGGCGTTCGGTGCGGCAGCAGCGGGGCAGGCAGTGGCCCAGACGGCGCCGGCCGTGAACACCGGCGCCGCGGCGTCGGCCAGCAGTGCGCAGAACGCCGCGGCGTCCAGTGCGTCGACCAGCGCACCGAATGGCACGCTGCCGGCGATTACCGTCAATGCGGCCTCGGAAGGAGACGGCACGGTCGGGCTCGTCGCGAAGCGCAGCAAGACCGGCACCAAGACCGACACGCCGATCAACGAGATCCCGCAGACGATCAACGTCGTCACCGCGCAGCAGATCGAGATGACCGGCGCCACCGACGTGAACGCGGCGCTGCGCTACGTGCCGGGCTTCTCGTCGTACGGTTCGGACAACCGTTCGGACTGGTACGCGGCACTGCGCGGCTTCACGCCGACCGCGTACGTGAACGGGCTGCAGGTGCCGAACACGATCAACCTCGCGAGCTGGCGCGTCGATCCGTACATGATCGACAGCATCACCGTGCTGCGCGGGCCGACATCGGTGCTGTACGGCGCGGGCGACCCGGGTGCGATCGTCGACGTGCAGACCAAGCTTGCCGACGGCGAGCGCGTGCGCGAGGCGGGCGTGCAGATCGGCAACTACGCGCGCAAGCAGTTCATGATCGACGTCGGCGACAAGATCGATGCGGACGGCAAGTACGCGTACCGGTTCGTCGGCGTCGCGCGCGACGGCAACGCGCTGACCGGCCCGAACAACGACCAGCGCGTCGCGCTCGCGCCGTCGTTCCGCTGGCGCCCGAATGCGGATACGTCACTGACGCTTTCCGCGACCTACCTGCAGGACTGGGGCGACATCTCGTCGAACTTCCTGCCCGCGCAGGGCACGGTGCTGCCGAACCCGAACGGGCAGATCAACAAGGACGTCTACGAGGGCGACGGGAACTTCAACTACTACCGCAAGAAGCAGTGGTCGGTCGGCTATCAGTTCGAGCAGAACCTGACCCCGGCGTGGACGTTCCGCCAGAACGTGCGCCTGATGCACCTGTCGCTCGACAACGGGTCGGTGTTCGGCAACGGTTTCGTCGAAGGCAGTACGACCGACGTGTCGCGCTGGGCCGGCGTGTTCCAGATGAACTACAGCCGCTTCGACATCGACAACAACGTGGAAGGCCGCTTCGCGACGGGCCCGCTCCAGCACACGCTGCTGCTCGGCTTCCATTACAACCGGCAGACCGCGACCGACAGCGAATGGCTCGCCGCGGCGCCGCCGCTGAACATCTACAACCCGGTCTACCTGCCGGTCACGACGGCCGTG
The nucleotide sequence above comes from Burkholderia pyrrocinia. Encoded proteins:
- a CDS encoding TonB-dependent siderophore receptor, translating into MKKVEQRKMEWATGTRLRAIAAAASVAFGAAAAGQAVAQTAPAVNTGAAASASSAQNAAASSASTSAPNGTLPAITVNAASEGDGTVGLVAKRSKTGTKTDTPINEIPQTINVVTAQQIEMTGATDVNAALRYVPGFSSYGSDNRSDWYAALRGFTPTAYVNGLQVPNTINLASWRVDPYMIDSITVLRGPTSVLYGAGDPGAIVDVQTKLADGERVREAGVQIGNYARKQFMIDVGDKIDADGKYAYRFVGVARDGNALTGPNNDQRVALAPSFRWRPNADTSLTLSATYLQDWGDISSNFLPAQGTVLPNPNGQINKDVYEGDGNFNYYRKKQWSVGYQFEQNLTPAWTFRQNVRLMHLSLDNGSVFGNGFVEGSTTDVSRWAGVFQMNYSRFDIDNNVEGRFATGPLQHTLLLGFHYNRQTATDSEWLAAAPPLNIYNPVYLPVTTAVFDPASTFRTNTYTTMNTFGLYAQDQIKWNRWTLTLGGREDWVNMRMDDRAGGTQSKADVSAFTGRVGLTYQGDYGLSPYISYATSFNPLIGVNLVGGGLPQPTRGKQIEAGLRWQPPGKNLMLNAAIYQINQTNGITPALPGQDTTGTKSVQTGEVRSRGIELSATGKVTPNLSLIASYVYQDVKNVKANDVSLNNWPVDIPRPRQMASLWADWTWHTGALAGFGLGGGVRYQSASAGAADNSLTVSSVTLFDAGVHYDTRNWRFAVNATNLANRHYISGCQSMNVCVFGTDRTVIATAKYNW